In Sorghum bicolor cultivar BTx623 chromosome 10, Sorghum_bicolor_NCBIv3, whole genome shotgun sequence, one genomic interval encodes:
- the LOC8080050 gene encoding ADP-ribosylation factor translates to MGQSLMKFFFDSSCQKEVKVVMLGLDAAGKTTILHRLHVGEVLSTVPTIGFNVEKVEYKNVAFTVWDVGGQDKLRPLWRQYLSNSDALIYVVDSTDRDRIGVAREEFQAIVKDPLMLSSVLLVLANKQDMKGAMSPSEVGQRLGLYDLKNRASRAVGACALTGEGLHEGLGWLAATLKDAHTWGTSVRF, encoded by the exons GTTGTGATGCTTGGGCTGGACGCCGCCGGCAAAACGACGATCCTGCACCGGCTACACGTCGGCGAAGTTCTGTCGACGGTGCCGACAATCG GTTTCAACGTGGAGAAAGTTGAGTACAAGAATGTGGCCTTCACGGTGTGGGACGTTGGAGGGCAGGACAAGCTGCGGCCGTTATGGAGGCAATACTTGAGCAACTCGGACGCCTTG ATATACGTTGTTGATTCGACGGACAGGGACCGGATTGGGGTTGCCAGGGAGGAGTTCCAGGCCATCGTCAAGGACCCGCTCATGCTCAGCAGCGTTCTTCTAGTGCTCGCCAACAAGCAGGATATG AAAGGCGCGATGAGCCCTTCCGAAGTGGGGCAGCGCCTGGGCCTGTACGACCTCAAGAACAGGGCGTCGCGTGCCGTGGGGGCCTGCGCGCTCACCGGCGAGGGTCTGCACGAGGGGCTCGGTTGGCTGGCGGCGACCCTCAAGGACGCGCACACATGGGGAACCTCCGTCCGCTTCTAG